The Chlorocebus sabaeus isolate Y175 chromosome 18, mChlSab1.0.hap1, whole genome shotgun sequence genome window below encodes:
- the DSG4 gene encoding desmoglein-4 isoform X2, with amino-acid sequence MDWLFFRNFCLLIILVVVMEVNSEFIVEVKEFDIENGTTKWQTVRRQKREWIKFAAACREGEDNSKRNPIAKIRSDCESNQKITYRISGVGIDRPPYGVFTINPRTGEINITSVVDREITPLFLIYCRALNSRGEDLERPLELRVKVMDINDNAPVFSQSVYTASIEENSDANVLVVKLCATDADEENHLNSKIAYKIVSQEPSGAPMFILNRYTGEVCTMSSFLDREQHSMYNLVVRGSDRDGAADGLSSECDCRIKVLDVNDNFPTLEKTSYSASIEENCLSSELLRLQAIDLDEEGTDNWLAQYLILSGNDGNWFDIQTDPQTNEGILKVVKMLDYEQAPNIQLSIGVKNQADFHYSVASQFRMHPTPVRIQVVNVREGPAFHPSTMAFSVREGIKGSSLLNYVLGTYTAIDLDTGNPATNVRYIIGHDAGSWLKIDSRTGEIQFSREFDTKSKYIINGIYTAEILAIDDGSGKTATGTICIEVPDINDYCPNIFPERRTICIDSPSVLISVNEHSYGSPFTFCVVDQPPGTADMWDVRSTNATSAIVTAKQVLSPGSYEIPILVKDNYNRACELAQMVQLYACDCDDNHMCLDSGATGIYTEDVTGDTYGPATEDQAGVSNVGLGPAGIGMMVLGILLLLLAPLLLLLCCCKRRQPEGLGTRFAPVPEGGEGVMQSWRIEGAHPEDRDVSNICAPMTASNTQDRMDSSEIYTNTYAAGGTVEGGVSGVELNTGMGTAAGLMAAGAAGAAGVAGVAGVAGAAGSARKRSSTMGTLRDYADSDVNMAFLDSYFSEKAYAYADEDEGRPANDCLLIYDHEGVGSPVGSIGCCSWIVDDLDESCMETVDPKFRTLAEICLNTEIEPFPSHQACIPISTDLPLLGPNYFVNESSGLTPSEAEFQEEVAVSEPVVHGDIIVTETYGTADQCAQPTTIIFDPQLAPSVVVTEAVMAPVYDIQGNICVPAELADCNNVIYAERVLASPGVPDMSNSSMTDVCMGPVMSGNILVGPEIQVMQMVSPDLPISQTVGSTSPMISRHTVTRYGNIHYTQQ; translated from the exons GTGGTGATGGAAGTAAACAGTGAATTTATTGTTGAG GTGAAGGAATTTGACATTGAAAATGGCACTACAAAATGGCAAACAGTCAGAAGACAAAAGCGGGAGTGGATCAAGTTTGCCGCAGCCTGTCGAGAAGGGGAGGACAACTCGAAGAGGAACCCCATTGCCAAA ATTCGATCAGACTGCGAATCGAACCAGAAGATTACATACCGAATTTCTGGAGTAGGGATTGATCGACCACCATATGGGGTATTCACCATTAATCCTCGCACTGGGGAAATTAACATCACTTCAGTGGTAGACAGAGAGATAACTCCACTTTTCTTG ATCTATTGCCGGGCTCTGAATTCACGGGGTGAAGACTTAGAAAGGCCTCTTGAGCTTAGAGTCAAAGTTATGGACATAAATGATAACGCTCCAGTCTTTTCACAAAGTGTATACACAGCCAGTATTGAAGAAAATAGTGATGCCA atGTACTGGTAGTAAAGTTATGTGCCACAGACGCGGATGAAGAAAATCATCTGAATTCTAAAATTGCCTACAAGATCGTCTCTCAGGAGCCGTCAGGTGCACCCATGTTCATTCTGAATAGGTACACTGGAGAGGTCTGCACCATGTCCAGTTTCTTGGACAGGGAG CAACACAGTATGTACAACCTAGTTGTGAGAGGCTCAGATCGGGACGGAGCTGCAGATGGACTGTCTTCTGAGTGTGACTGTAGAATCAAGGTTTTAGATGTCAACGATAATTTCCCCACCTTAGAGAAAACCTCA TACTCAGCCAGTATTGAAGAGAATTGTTTAAGTTCGGAACTGTTACGATTACAAGCAATTGATCTTGATGAAGAAGGTACCGATAATTGGTTGGCGCAATATTTAATTCTCTCTGGAAATGATGGGAATTGGTTTGATATTCAAACAGACCCACAAACCAATGAAGGCATTTTGAAAGTTGTCAAG atgCTGGATTATGAACAAGCACCTAATATTCAGCTTAGTATCGGAGTTAAAAACCAAGCTGATTTTCACTACTCTGTTGCTTCTCAATTCCGAATGCACCCAACCCCTGTGAGAATTCAGGTTGTTAATGTGAGAGAAGGGCCTGCATTTCATCCAAGTACTATGGCTTTTAGCGTGCGGGAAGGAATAAAAGGAAGTTCTTTATTGAATTACGTACTTGGCACATATACAGCCATAGATTTGGACACAGGAAACCCCGCAACAAATGTCAG atatatcATAGGGCATGATGCAGGCAGCTGGCTAAAAATTGATTCAAGAACTGGTGAGATACAATTTTCTAGAGAATTTGATACGAAGTCAAAATACATTATCAATGGGATATACACAGCAGAGATCCTGGCTATAGATg ATGGCTCTGGAAAAACAGCTACAGGAACCATATGTATTGAGGTTCCTGATATCAACGATTACTGTCCAAATATTTTTCCTGAAAGAAGAACCATCTGCATTGACTCTCCATCAGTCCTTATCTCTGTTAATGAGCATTCTTATGGGTCTCCCTTTACTTTCTGTGTTGTTGATCAGCCACCAGGAACAGCTGACATGTGGGATGTCAGATCAACAAACG CTACCTCAGCAATCGTTACGGCTAAGCAGGTTTTATCTCCAGGATCTTATGAAATCCCAATCCTGGTGAAGGACAATTATAACAGAGCATGCGAATTGGCACAGATGGTGCAGTTATATGCCTGCGACTGCGATGACAACCACATGTGCCTGGACTCTGGTGCCACAGGCATCTACACAGAGGACGTAACTGGTGACACGTATGGGCCTGCCACTGAAGACCAAGCTGGAGTTTCAAATGTTGGTCTTGGACCAGCAGGGATCGGCATGATGGTTCTGGGCATCCTGCTACTGCTTT TGGCTCCACTCTTGCTGCTATTGTGTTGCTGCAAACGGAGACAGCCTGAAGGCCTGGGAACAAGATTTGCTCCTGTGCCTGAGGGCGGAGAAGGAGTGATGCAGTCTTGGAGAATTGAAGGGGCCCATCCGGAGGACAGG gatgtgtcaaatatatgtgcacccatgACAGCCTCAAATACCCAGGATCGGATGGATTCCTCTG AAATCTACACCAACACCTATGCAGCCGGGGGCACGGTGGAAGGAGGTGTATCGGGAGTGGAGCTCAACACAGGGATGGGGACAGCCGCTGGCCTCATGGCCGCAGGGGCCGCAGGGGCCGCAGGAGTCGCAGGAGTCGCAGGAGTCGCGGGGGCCGCAGGGTCCGCAAGGAAGAGGAGCTCTACCATGGGAACCCTGCGGGACTACGCTGACTCCGACGTCAACATGGCTTTCTTGGACAGCTACTTCTCGGAG aaagcaTATGCTTATGCAGATGAAGATGAAGGTCGACCAGCCAATGACTGCTTGCTCATTTATGACCACGAGGGAGTAGGGTCTCCCGTAGGCTCTATTGGTTGTTGCAGTTGGATTGTGGATGACTTAGATGAAAGCTGCATGGAAACTGTAGATCCAAAATTTAGGACTCTTGCTGAGATCTGCTTAAACACAGAAATTGAACCATTTCCTTCACACCAGGCTTGTATACCGATCAGTACTGACCTCCCTTTGCTTGGACCTAATTACTTTGTTAATGAATCTTCAGGACTGACTCCCTCAGAAGCTGAATTCCAAGAAGAAGTGGCAGTATCTGAACCCGTGGTTCATGGGGATATTATTGTGACTGAGACTTACGGTACTGCTGATCAATGTGCGCAACCCACTACAATTATTTTTGATCCTCAACTTGCACCCAGTGTTGTAGTAACCGAAGCAGTAATGGCACCTGTCTATGATATTCAAGGGAATATTTGTGTACCTGCTGAGTTAGCAGATTGCAACAATGTAATCTATGCTGAGAGAGTACTGGCTAGTCCTGGTGTGCCTGACATGAGCAATAGTAGCATGACTGATGTTTGTATGGGACCTGTGATGAGTGGCAATATTTTAGTAGGGCCAGAAATTCAAGTGATGCAAATGGTGAGTCCAGACCTTCCCATAAGCCAAACCGTTGGCTCCACATCCCCAATGATATCTCGACACACAGTAACACGATACGGTAACATACATTACACCCAACAGTAA
- the DSG4 gene encoding desmoglein-4 isoform X1 has translation MDWLFFRNFCLLIILVVVMEVNSEFIVEVKEFDIENGTTKWQTVRRQKREWIKFAAACREGEDNSKRNPIAKIRSDCESNQKITYRISGVGIDRPPYGVFTINPRTGEINITSVVDREITPLFLIYCRALNSRGEDLERPLELRVKVMDINDNAPVFSQSVYTASIEENSDANVLVVKLCATDADEENHLNSKIAYKIVSQEPSGAPMFILNRYTGEVCTMSSFLDREQHSMYNLVVRGSDRDGAADGLSSECDCRIKVLDVNDNFPTLEKTSYSASIEENCLSSELLRLQAIDLDEEGTDNWLAQYLILSGNDGNWFDIQTDPQTNEGILKVVKMLDYEQAPNIQLSIGVKNQADFHYSVASQFRMHPTPVRIQVVNVREGPAFHPSTMAFSVREGIKGSSLLNYVLGTYTAIDLDTGNPATNVRYIIGHDAGSWLKIDSRTGEIQFSREFDTKSKYIINGIYTAEILAIDDGSGKTATGTICIEVPDINDYCPNIFPERRTICIDSPSVLISVNEHSYGSPFTFCVVDQPPGTADMWDVRSTNATSAIVTAKQVLSPGSYEIPILVKDNYNRACELAQMVQLYACDCDDNHMCLDSGATGIYTEDVTGDTYGPATEDQAGVSNVGLGPAGIGMMVLGILLLLLAPLLLLLCCCKRRQPEGLGTRFAPVPEGGEGVMQSWRIEGAHPEDRVNVSVLLVSLFVSFLALGGGGTADGGGSVLGRYALQATRALLHQHPPFSEIYTNTYAAGGTVEGGVSGVELNTGMGTAAGLMAAGAAGAAGVAGVAGVAGAAGSARKRSSTMGTLRDYADSDVNMAFLDSYFSEKAYAYADEDEGRPANDCLLIYDHEGVGSPVGSIGCCSWIVDDLDESCMETVDPKFRTLAEICLNTEIEPFPSHQACIPISTDLPLLGPNYFVNESSGLTPSEAEFQEEVAVSEPVVHGDIIVTETYGTADQCAQPTTIIFDPQLAPSVVVTEAVMAPVYDIQGNICVPAELADCNNVIYAERVLASPGVPDMSNSSMTDVCMGPVMSGNILVGPEIQVMQMVSPDLPISQTVGSTSPMISRHTVTRYGNIHYTQQ, from the exons GTGGTGATGGAAGTAAACAGTGAATTTATTGTTGAG GTGAAGGAATTTGACATTGAAAATGGCACTACAAAATGGCAAACAGTCAGAAGACAAAAGCGGGAGTGGATCAAGTTTGCCGCAGCCTGTCGAGAAGGGGAGGACAACTCGAAGAGGAACCCCATTGCCAAA ATTCGATCAGACTGCGAATCGAACCAGAAGATTACATACCGAATTTCTGGAGTAGGGATTGATCGACCACCATATGGGGTATTCACCATTAATCCTCGCACTGGGGAAATTAACATCACTTCAGTGGTAGACAGAGAGATAACTCCACTTTTCTTG ATCTATTGCCGGGCTCTGAATTCACGGGGTGAAGACTTAGAAAGGCCTCTTGAGCTTAGAGTCAAAGTTATGGACATAAATGATAACGCTCCAGTCTTTTCACAAAGTGTATACACAGCCAGTATTGAAGAAAATAGTGATGCCA atGTACTGGTAGTAAAGTTATGTGCCACAGACGCGGATGAAGAAAATCATCTGAATTCTAAAATTGCCTACAAGATCGTCTCTCAGGAGCCGTCAGGTGCACCCATGTTCATTCTGAATAGGTACACTGGAGAGGTCTGCACCATGTCCAGTTTCTTGGACAGGGAG CAACACAGTATGTACAACCTAGTTGTGAGAGGCTCAGATCGGGACGGAGCTGCAGATGGACTGTCTTCTGAGTGTGACTGTAGAATCAAGGTTTTAGATGTCAACGATAATTTCCCCACCTTAGAGAAAACCTCA TACTCAGCCAGTATTGAAGAGAATTGTTTAAGTTCGGAACTGTTACGATTACAAGCAATTGATCTTGATGAAGAAGGTACCGATAATTGGTTGGCGCAATATTTAATTCTCTCTGGAAATGATGGGAATTGGTTTGATATTCAAACAGACCCACAAACCAATGAAGGCATTTTGAAAGTTGTCAAG atgCTGGATTATGAACAAGCACCTAATATTCAGCTTAGTATCGGAGTTAAAAACCAAGCTGATTTTCACTACTCTGTTGCTTCTCAATTCCGAATGCACCCAACCCCTGTGAGAATTCAGGTTGTTAATGTGAGAGAAGGGCCTGCATTTCATCCAAGTACTATGGCTTTTAGCGTGCGGGAAGGAATAAAAGGAAGTTCTTTATTGAATTACGTACTTGGCACATATACAGCCATAGATTTGGACACAGGAAACCCCGCAACAAATGTCAG atatatcATAGGGCATGATGCAGGCAGCTGGCTAAAAATTGATTCAAGAACTGGTGAGATACAATTTTCTAGAGAATTTGATACGAAGTCAAAATACATTATCAATGGGATATACACAGCAGAGATCCTGGCTATAGATg ATGGCTCTGGAAAAACAGCTACAGGAACCATATGTATTGAGGTTCCTGATATCAACGATTACTGTCCAAATATTTTTCCTGAAAGAAGAACCATCTGCATTGACTCTCCATCAGTCCTTATCTCTGTTAATGAGCATTCTTATGGGTCTCCCTTTACTTTCTGTGTTGTTGATCAGCCACCAGGAACAGCTGACATGTGGGATGTCAGATCAACAAACG CTACCTCAGCAATCGTTACGGCTAAGCAGGTTTTATCTCCAGGATCTTATGAAATCCCAATCCTGGTGAAGGACAATTATAACAGAGCATGCGAATTGGCACAGATGGTGCAGTTATATGCCTGCGACTGCGATGACAACCACATGTGCCTGGACTCTGGTGCCACAGGCATCTACACAGAGGACGTAACTGGTGACACGTATGGGCCTGCCACTGAAGACCAAGCTGGAGTTTCAAATGTTGGTCTTGGACCAGCAGGGATCGGCATGATGGTTCTGGGCATCCTGCTACTGCTTT TGGCTCCACTCTTGCTGCTATTGTGTTGCTGCAAACGGAGACAGCCTGAAGGCCTGGGAACAAGATTTGCTCCTGTGCCTGAGGGCGGAGAAGGAGTGATGCAGTCTTGGAGAATTGAAGGGGCCCATCCGGAGGACAGGGTGA ATGTATCGGTGTTACTCGTATCGCTCTTTGTCAGCTTTTTAGCGCTGGGTGGTGGTGGCACCGCAGATGGCGGCGGCAGCGTTTTAGGCAGATACGCGCTGCAGGCAACTCGAGCGCTGTTACACCAACATCCTCCCTTTTCAGAAATCTACACCAACACCTATGCAGCCGGGGGCACGGTGGAAGGAGGTGTATCGGGAGTGGAGCTCAACACAGGGATGGGGACAGCCGCTGGCCTCATGGCCGCAGGGGCCGCAGGGGCCGCAGGAGTCGCAGGAGTCGCAGGAGTCGCGGGGGCCGCAGGGTCCGCAAGGAAGAGGAGCTCTACCATGGGAACCCTGCGGGACTACGCTGACTCCGACGTCAACATGGCTTTCTTGGACAGCTACTTCTCGGAG aaagcaTATGCTTATGCAGATGAAGATGAAGGTCGACCAGCCAATGACTGCTTGCTCATTTATGACCACGAGGGAGTAGGGTCTCCCGTAGGCTCTATTGGTTGTTGCAGTTGGATTGTGGATGACTTAGATGAAAGCTGCATGGAAACTGTAGATCCAAAATTTAGGACTCTTGCTGAGATCTGCTTAAACACAGAAATTGAACCATTTCCTTCACACCAGGCTTGTATACCGATCAGTACTGACCTCCCTTTGCTTGGACCTAATTACTTTGTTAATGAATCTTCAGGACTGACTCCCTCAGAAGCTGAATTCCAAGAAGAAGTGGCAGTATCTGAACCCGTGGTTCATGGGGATATTATTGTGACTGAGACTTACGGTACTGCTGATCAATGTGCGCAACCCACTACAATTATTTTTGATCCTCAACTTGCACCCAGTGTTGTAGTAACCGAAGCAGTAATGGCACCTGTCTATGATATTCAAGGGAATATTTGTGTACCTGCTGAGTTAGCAGATTGCAACAATGTAATCTATGCTGAGAGAGTACTGGCTAGTCCTGGTGTGCCTGACATGAGCAATAGTAGCATGACTGATGTTTGTATGGGACCTGTGATGAGTGGCAATATTTTAGTAGGGCCAGAAATTCAAGTGATGCAAATGGTGAGTCCAGACCTTCCCATAAGCCAAACCGTTGGCTCCACATCCCCAATGATATCTCGACACACAGTAACACGATACGGTAACATACATTACACCCAACAGTAA